The stretch of DNA GACTGATATGAACGCAGCCCTCGAAGGTTGCGAAATGGTTTTGATTGTGGTGCCGAGCCAGTTTATGGGCGGTGTCGCAAAGAATCTTGGCAAGTGGACTCCGGCCAAGGGTAAGGAACCGGTTGTGGTTTGCGCTACGAAGGGTATTCTCGAAGGCACGAACCAGCTCATGAGCGAAGTCTTGCTCGAAAACGTTCCTTGGCTCACCGAAGACAAGATGGTTGCTTTCAGCGGTCCGTCTCATGCCGAAGAAGTCAGTCGCCACATTCTGACAGCCATTGTCTCTGCTTGCGTGAACGAAGAATCCGCCAAGCTCGTGCAGAAGACCATGAGCTGCTCTTATCTGCGCGTTTACACCTCCACTGACATTGTGGGCGTAGAACTTTGCGGTTCCGTGAAGAACGTGATTGCCATTGCATCCGGCGTGCTCTACGGCCTCGAAGCCGGTGGCAAGTACAAGATTGGCGACAACACTCGTGCTGCCATTCTCACTCGCGGTCAGGCAGAAATGTGCCGCCTCGGTAAGGCCCTCGGCGCAAAGCCCGAAACGTTTGCTGGCCTTGCTGGCATGGGCGACTTGATTGTGACTTGCCTTTCTCAGCATAGCCGTAACCGCTATGTGGGCGAACACATCGGTAAGGGCGAAACCATCGAACAGGTCCTCGGCGGCATGAAGATGGTGGCCGAAGGCGTTCCGACTTGCAAGAGCACCAAGGCTCTCGCCGACAAGCTCGGTGTCGAAATGCCGATCGTGAATGCCGTTCACGCCCTCCTTTTCGAAGGCAAGAACGTGGACGATGTCATCAAGGAAATGTGGGGTCGCGAACTCAAGACGGAAGTCTGGGAGTAATCTAGAATCTCACTGTAATTCCTAAGTGGGTCGCAAATCCGTTACGGAATGCGGCCCCTTTTTCTGTTTCAAGGTCGCCGGATTTTTTCTTGGATTCCTGCTGCTCGCTGGATTTCTTGGAATCAGAAGAGCCTCCTTTACCGGAGCCTCCCTGACCTGAATTGCTGTTGCCGGAATCGGCCTTATCGTCGGGCAAGAATTCCTTGTAGCTGATGTACACCGGAATCAATTGCGCAATGCCGTAATCCAGGGCTATCGAGATTCTTCCTTCGCGGCGAAGCTCTAACCCGAGTGATGCGACACCACCTGCGCTCTTGAGTTCTCGCGTGTAGATTTCGTGCTGTTCGTTGTAAGTCACCAAGATTAGTGTCTCGATTTTCTTGTCAATATCAAGGGTGCCGCTAGCGTAATAAGCTTCGATTCCTGCATTGGGGTTGATGGAATACTTTTTCCCGAAATGCCACTGGTAAAAAGCCCCGCCGAAGATTCCGCTTGCGTCAAGGTCGGCGTTAATCCGGAACAGCTTCTGTAAAAAGCTAAACGACAGCGATTTCAAGACCGAGGTGGGGAGCGCCCTATTGGGTGCAAGCGATTCGTAAAAGCGGTCTTCGTTGGCGCTTAGTTTGCCTGTAAGGAGGGCGTAATTCAAGTTCGTATTCAGACTGCCGTACTGCCATCCAGCCTGAATCAAGTGTAGCCTTGCTTCAACCGGAAGGTACATAAAGCGTTTGCGGCTTTCTTCTTGCTGAAAAATCCCGTACAGGCGAGCGTTGGCATCGGCAAAAGAAT from uncultured Fibrobacter sp. encodes:
- a CDS encoding NAD(P)H-dependent glycerol-3-phosphate dehydrogenase, which translates into the protein MKVTVLGTGGWGLSLGQVVYENKNDVMFWTNSQAEVDLLSTEHQYKDKLPGVIFPADFKYTTDMNAALEGCEMVLIVVPSQFMGGVAKNLGKWTPAKGKEPVVVCATKGILEGTNQLMSEVLLENVPWLTEDKMVAFSGPSHAEEVSRHILTAIVSACVNEESAKLVQKTMSCSYLRVYTSTDIVGVELCGSVKNVIAIASGVLYGLEAGGKYKIGDNTRAAILTRGQAEMCRLGKALGAKPETFAGLAGMGDLIVTCLSQHSRNRYVGEHIGKGETIEQVLGGMKMVAEGVPTCKSTKALADKLGVEMPIVNAVHALLFEGKNVDDVIKEMWGRELKTEVWE